In Salvia miltiorrhiza cultivar Shanhuang (shh) chromosome 4, IMPLAD_Smil_shh, whole genome shotgun sequence, the DNA window TGACAACTAACTAAATCAGAAACTTGATAGGCATGAAAGACGGGGGAGCATAAGCATGTTCAGTTCAGAAGAAATTTCAGAGTTAATCCGATATGATTTCAATACATGAAATTTCCTGGCAGAGGATCTGAATAAGTACttaataaaagaagaaaaatagttAGATGATGCACCAACATTATAAGTTAAGCCATGACATCCAGGCACCTTCAGCAAAACATTTTCACCCCTCTTTTATAgaagtagtagaaaacaaagCCACACACACTAAAGTAAACAGTTGATAGTTTGTAAGAAGATTACTTGTTTTTCATCTATTATATAAAAACTCATACTGCATTGTTACTCAATTTTTCCTTTACCATTAGaatgtatatataattatatatattgatggAAAATGTGATATTTCCCGTCCACCTATCCTAGTACAGCTATTTATTCTGGTCATTATGAAGCTGGAAGTCCCTCCCTACTTCCAACCAGTATAAATTAATGGTATAACCATGTTAAGCTCAAATAGACTTGCAATGAGATGGATGCTTCTTACATGCTCTCAGGCTTTATGGTGAAAGCTCATCATTCAGAAGGCACATCAAAACAATCAAACTCGGAAATCCTTAGGCGCAGTCTAACTAGTCAGCTAGCATAAGTTTCATCAGAATCAAATGTGGTGTAAGACTTCCCAACTCATTCATCCACCGTTAATCATCCTTAACTTGACAATACAACACTAATTTGCAACCTCCTGTATGATATAAGGCTGCTGCTAATTCATTAGTAACATTTTCCTTATGGCcatcttcattaacaaacataCTCATCATGATTAGGTCATCCTTGTATCAAATAATATAATGTTGGAGACTCATTAGCAAAATTTCTTACTTGTGGCTTTATCAATCCACCTATTTAAGCATAAACATAATGTATAACAGAACCGAGCGAATAATACTCCACAAAACATGCATGGATCTTCAGGACAAGTAACCAACAGTTCAAATAATGCACATTTCCCTGCAGCAGTTAATGTTGGCAAGGAACTTAATTGGTGAAGTTTCTAAAGTGTGTAGAAGTTTCTCTGTATTGCTTCTCAGAGATTTGTTCATATACCTCTAAAGTTGGATATTCTATATGGCATTCAATGGCTTCATCCTCTTTTTTCTGTAAAGGAGAAGAAAAGCAAATCAAACTCCAAAAGTCAAAGGATGTGACAGCCTTATCTTCAGACGAACAACCACAATAACCCATTTAACACCTGTAGTTTAATCAGATAATTCAATTTATATGCAGAAATATTTTAGCTTTGGAAATGATTCAAACAGAAAGAGAGTCTGGGAAGACACAAAACGATACCAAATAATAAATCCAAATGCCTGACGCAGACAACACAAGAATAATCAAAAGTTCCTAACATATAACCTTGGTGTAGATGTAATCCTGCAAGTCAACAAATATTTCCCCACACGAGTCTCTGCAATCCACTGTGTAAAATGCAATACGTTTTAACGATTTGCGGCACTTCTCATTAACTGATCTCTGCAGCAAATACATCAAAAGGCCTTACAAACAAAATAGACAATACCATTCTATATGTACACAAGCCAAGAAAATGGCCAGCCAGAAAGAGAAGGTAGCTATACTTTTGTAGAAAGAGAGCAGGAACTGATAACCACAGCATCAAACTTGTGGAAGAAATCTACACCAAAGTTGGATAATTCACCTGCACTTATCTCACCGTCAATAGTAATAAACCGAGACACAAATAAAGCGAAACATATTGGCCTTCAGCTGTCTTAAAAGTTCAGATCTTCCCCAGCCATACTGGGCAAGTTTCGCTGAATGCATGTGAATACTTCATGAAAATTGTAAAAGACTACCGGACAAGAGTTAAGGTCACATCAACCTAGAGCTCTCACAGTCTAGTCTATGCATAGTCAGGCAGAATATGGATATATGATTCAACATTATCTATTAAACAAGTTCTTCCAGAATATCTTATCCACAAATTAGGCATTGGTCACAGAAATATAACAGTACCAAGCTTATAAAACACTATCTGAGAGAAGGATTGAGGAAAGCCAGAAGCTAGAATCCTGCCTTGTTGAATGCTTCCAaatcattaatttatatatatataaaattgtaagACTACAAGCCGAAGAAAGCACTGAAAAAGAAGCCCACCTTGTTGAACTTCTACACGAACCATGGGGTTAAAGTCCTTCAAGGAATCACTACAGAGCTCAGCAAGCGATTTCCCCGTGTATACATTTGGGTCAGAAGGAACCAAAAAATTAGCAGATAATAATTCCTCCGTCACCACTCGATCATCGTTCAATGTCACACTACCTACCCCGGCAAGCACAATATTCTTGCAAAACTGCAAACGGGCAGCGACGGAAAACATGAATTTATCGGTTTCACTACAGAAGACACaatttttaaaaacataaaaatggGAACTTGGTGTCTAACATGAGATTAATACCTCAACTACAGAGCCCTTCAGTCCACTAACGAGTATGTGGGACTTGCTTAGCCTAACAACCAGTAATTCCCACAATATCAGTACATGCATAACTTGAGAAAAAAGCCACACACAAAAGCACGTTCAAGAGCCCAAACGTGTAGTACCTCCGTTGAGCATCGGCGCCCCAAACGCGAATTTGGCGATCATAAAGCGCGGTTTCTTGTTCAGTCAATTCCTCGCCGTCCATGTTTAGTTGAAGCCTGAATTACCCAAAGCACTAATTGAATTTTAGAGAGAGAACTATGAAAACCCTAAAGCTTGAATGCTTGTGGAATGAATGAACTCAAAGAAGCTCAGAGAGGGCGGGCTTCAAAGACGTCACTCGCctaccaatttttattttttaaatgtataagattgttttatttaaatttaatttgttgttatatgtataaaataaatttaccaaaaatataatttaaatatgaaactTTCTTGTGGGTTCCCCAAAAAATATAGtagtaatttttctttttttgagaatcccaaaaatataattttaccgTGTACGTTCCACAAAAAAGTAC includes these proteins:
- the LOC131020166 gene encoding SUMO-activating enzyme subunit 1A isoform X1; the encoded protein is MDGEELTEQETALYDRQIRVWGADAQRRLSKSHILVSGLKGSVVEFCKNIVLAGVGSVTLNDDRVVTEELLSANFLVPSDPNVYTGKSLAELCSDSLKDFNPMVRVEVQQGELSNFGVDFFHKFDAVVISSCSLSTKRSVNEKCRKSLKRIAFYTVDCRDSCGEIFVDLQDYIYTKKKEDEAIECHIEYPTLEEAISAPWKSLPRRVSKLYLALRVIEKFEELEGRSPRETSAADLPKVQRLRKELCDAQSHDESQIPDALLERLLKGRTEFPPVCAIIGGILGQEVIKAISGKGDPLKNFFFYDAMDGKGIIEDICKP
- the LOC131020166 gene encoding SUMO-activating enzyme subunit 1A isoform X2, with product MDGEELTEQETALYDRQIRVWGADAQRRLSKSHILVSGLKGSVVEFCKNIVLAGVGSVTLNDDRVVTEELLSANFLVPSDPNVYTGKSLAELCSDSLKDFNPMVRVEVQQGELSNFGVDFFHKFDAVVISSCSLSTKRSVNEKCRKSLKRIAFYTVDCRDSCGEIFVDLQDYIYTKEAISAPWKSLPRRVSKLYLALRVIEKFEELEGRSPRETSAADLPKVQRLRKELCDAQSHDESQIPDALLERLLKGRTEFPPVCAIIGGILGQEVIKAISGKGDPLKNFFFYDAMDGKGIIEDICKP